The following DNA comes from Picosynechococcus sp. PCC 7003.
CAACGTATTTTGCACCACGAAGCGGGCCATTTCCTGGCGGGTTATCTCCTCAGCATTCCGATTACGGGCTATAGCCTCACCCCTTGGGAAGCGATTAAACAGGGACAAACAGGCCAGGGGGGCGTCAGTTTTGACCTCGACAGCGTCGAAGCTTCCCTTAAAAATCCCCAGCAGATGAATTTATTACTCGAACGTCTCAGTACCACCCTCATGGCGGGTATCGCTGCTGAAACGAATCTCTACGGCAAAGCTCTAGGGGGAGCCAACGACCGCGACCAACTCCGCCAACTGTTGGCTAAACTTGGCATTTCTGTTGCCAGCTACCAACAACGGGAGCAATGGGCGCTGCTCCAAGCGAAAAACCTTTTGGATCGCCACCAAGATGCTTACCAAGATTTAGTCACCGCAATGGCTGCCCGCGCTCCCCTAGAAGAGTGCTATCGGCTGCTCAAACCGGATCCGAGCGAGCGATCTGCCTGATCCCCAAGGCCCCTTAGCAGATCCTGAAGGCGATCGCCCCTGCCGCGAAAAGAGCGATCGCCTGATATGATTTGTGCTACTTACCCTTGTCCGTTTACTATCACCATCCATGTCTAAAAAACATCCTATTGTTGCTGTCACTGGATCCTCCGGAGCCGGGACGACCACCGTAAAACGCGCCTTTGAGCATATTTTCCGTCGTGAGCAAATCAACCCCGTTGTCATCGAAGGTGATAGCTACCACAAATATAATCGGGTCGAAATGCGCCGCATGATGGCCCAGGCTTCCGCCGCCGGGAAAAATTTTAGTCACTTCGGCCTTGGGGCAAACGTCCTCGATAAACTCGAAGCTCTCTTCAAAGAATATGGCGAACAGGGTTCTGGACAACAACGCTACTATCTCCACAGCCCCGAAGAAGCCGAGCACCACAACGAAAGACTCGGTGTCAACTGTCAGCCCGGAGAATTTACCCCCTGGGAAGACATCAAACCCAACAGCGATATGCTCTTTTATGAAGGGCTCCATGGGGGCGCCGTGGGTAATGGCATCGATGTCGCCCAGCACGTTGACCTCTTGGTGGGGGTTGTGCCCATCGTCAACCTAGAGTGGATCCAAAAGATTTCTCGCGATAATGCCGAGCGTGGCTACAGTGCCGAAACCATCGTTGATACGATTTTGCGCCGGATGCCCGACTATGTGAATTACATCACCCCCCAATTTTCCCGGACCCACATTAATTTCCAACGGGTCGCAACGGTTGATACGTCTAATCCGTTCATTGCGCGGGATATTCCCACCCCCGATGAGAGCTTTGTGATTGTCCACACCAATCGCTGCTTCTACGAGAGATTTTCCATTGATTTTCCTTACCTGCTCAGTATGATTCCGGGTTCTTTTATGTCCCGCCATACGACCCTGGTTGTTCCTGGTGGAAAAATGGGCTTTGCCATGGAAATTATTCTGTCGCCGCTCATTGATCAAATGGTTGAAGAAGCCCGGAAAATTCGTTAGGGATTGTCCTCAGGTTTCTGAAGCTTGAAATGAATCATGGGTTAACCAATCGCCTCCGCCGCTGGTGGGGGCGTTTGCTTAGGGGCCAGCAACCGTAACAAAATCTGCGGTTTATGCTGGGGCGACTCGGCCAAAGGATAAGATAGAAACCGCTGTGCTTTCCCTGAAATGGCAATGGTTTTTTCGTCAGTATCCGCAACGCAACAACGAGATTGGCCCTGGATTCGGCGGCGACTGGTGGAAATTGTCGGGCGGGATGGGGTTGTCCGGCGCAAAGAAGAAATTCTTACTTACGAATGTGATGGCCTCAGTGCCTACCGTAAACGCCCCGCCTTGGTGGTGCTCCCCAGAACCACTGCAGAAATTGCGGCGATCGCCAAATTTTGCCACGAGCAAGAAATCCCCTGGGTGGCGCGGGGGGCTGGGACAGGGCTATCGGGGGGCGCTTTGCCTTTAGAAGAAGGAATTCTCATCGTGACCGCGCGGATGCGAGAAATCCTGAATGTGGATCTCGCCAATCAGCAGATCACCGTGCAGCCAGGCGTGATCAATAATTGGGTGACCCAGGCGGTCAGTGGGGCCGGTTTTTACTATGCCCCCGACCCTTCGAGTCAGACGGTTTGCTCTATCGGTGGCAATGTGGCGGAAAATTCCGGCGGTGTCCATTGTTTTAAATATGGCGTCACCACGAACCATGTGCTCCAACTCAAGGTTGTTACACCCACGGGGGATGTGGTCACCCTCGGCGGCGTTGTGCCAGAAATGCCGGGCTATGACTTGATGGGGGTTTTTGTTGGGTCGGAGGGTACCCTCGGCATTGCCACGGAAATTACCCTCAAAATTTTGAAGCGACCGGAAGCGGTTTGCGTTCTCCTGGCGGATTATACGTCTATCGAGGCGGCGGGAAATTCGGTGGCGGCGATCGTCAGTGCGGGGATTATTCCAGCGGGCATGGAGATTATGGACAACTTCAGCATTAATGCGGTGGAAGACATCGTGAAGCTGAATTGTTATCCCCGTGATGCGGCGGCCATTCTGCTGATCGAAATCGATGGGATGGCGGCGGAGGTCAAGGCAGCGAAGGAACGGATCAAAGAAATTTGCTTGGCCCAGGGAGCGCGGCAGATTACCAGCGCCAGTGATCCAGAAACCCGCATGAAATTGTGGAAAGGGCGTAAATCAGCCTTTGCGGCGGCGGGCAATATTAGTCCCGATTATTTTGTGCAGGATGGGGTGATTCCCCGGACAAAGTTAGCCGAAGTCCTGACCGAGATTAATGCCATTGGCGATCGCCACGGGTACAAAATTGCCAATGTTTTCCATGCCGGGGATGGTAACTTGCATCCGTTAATTCTGTACAACAGTTCCATTCCGGGGGATTTAGAAGCCGTGGAAAAAGTTGGCGGCGAAATCCTCAAGCTCTGTGTTGCGAAGGGAGGCAGCATCTCCGGAGAACATGGCATCGGTGCGGATAAGAAAATGTATATGCCAGACATGTTTAACGACGCCGATCTCGAAACCATGGGCTATGTGCGGGAAGCGTTTAATCCAAAAGGATTAGCAAATCCCGGTAAGCTTTTTCCAACTCCCCGCACCTGTGGCGAGTCTGCCAAGATGACCAATGTGGCAGACCTAAAAAATAGCGAAATTTTTTGATTCGTTAGCGTAGGCTAGCTGCACCCAAAAGTGCTGGGAGATGATTCCTTCGCTGAGTCTAGCGAGGCAAGACAAATCCCTTGCGGGCCAGTTGACTCCGCAGGGCTTGGATCATCACGTAGTCGAGGGTGTCTTTGGCGTCTTCATCGGTGGGCAAACTGCTGAGATAGGCTTCCCGTTGGGCCGTCAGATCGCGAATTTGGGCCTGAATTTGTTCCCGTTCCGTTTGAATGTCGGCAATATAGGCTTCTTGCTCCGCTAAACTTAATCCTTGTAATTCCTCTGGTAGGGCTGTTTCTGCGAGGGTTTCGAGGCTTACTTCTGCTTCGGCGATCGCATCGACGAGATCCCAAGAACTATTGCGGTAGTAGGCCGAACTTTTCGAGATCCCCCGCGTGACAATGGCGGCACCAGCATTCGCATCCTGGACTAATTGCCGCTCTAATCCCTGCTCACCCAGGCTGCCGTAGGGAAGATAGGTTTGGTTTAGTTCATCGTTCAGGCGACGAATCTCTGCGTCATAGGGAGAGGGTTGAATCACCACAGCACGATTTTGGTCGATGTTAAAGTTGGCCCCATCCCCCAAATCGGCCCCTGCGGCCCACAGATCCCGCTCGCGGCTTTCGGCATTACCGCAGTAGATCGTATTCACCAGCACATCTTGGTTTTTCGCGAGATTTACCGCCTCAGCCCAGTTGACACTGCCTTGATCGAAAGGTTCGTTCCCCGCAATAAAAATCGTCCGGAAATCTTCGGGGTCGCTGTCCCAATTGAGTTGATTAATGGCATCTTGGATCACCCAGCCGCTATATTCCTGGCCGCCGTTGGTGCGAATCGTAAATAATGCTTCTGAGACCCCATCCAGTTCCGTCGTGAAATCTGTCAGTTGACGGTTAAAGCCTTCGTCGGGAGGTAAAGAATCGTTGCCATAGTGGTACAGGGCCACCTCTAGGTTGGGGATCTCGCCATCTTTGCGCACATCCGTCAGGGCATTGACCACCGTCCACAATTGGCGTCGGGTCTGATCAATGAGGCCATCCATACTGTTACTCGAATCCAGCAAAATCGCGATTTGAATGGTGGGTTTTTCTGCGGCCCAAACTCCCCCGGTGATCATGGTTAGGCTAGTGGCGATCACCCCTACCGATAACGCTCGTTTGTACTGAAACATCTTTATCTTCTCCCCGTCAAATGTCGTAGACAATGTTTAGTATTTCCTGACGTAAAGCCCCCTCATTTTGTTCAATATCAGTAGAGTGAAGGTTTGGGGAGTCTTTCTGATTCATCAGCTAATCATCTTCTGCTAGAAGGAACTAAGGGAGAGACACCCTCCGGCCTACGGCCACCTCCCTCTAGGGAGGATTTTTAGAACGTTCCGGAACATCGGCCAATTATCCCCTCCTGGGAGGGGTTAGGGGTGGGTTGATCAGTAACCGACTGAGGACCCCCCTCTAGCTCCCCTCAAGGGGAGAATGTCGGTGCTTTCCAGGGAACTCTCCCACCAACTGTTCCCCTCTTGAGAGGGGTTAGGGAGTGTAAACATCCTCAGGCCTGGATGGTCTAGGAGATTGGCTACAATAACAATGGATAAGTCCTATCATTCCCCGCCAAGTTAGGTCACACAATGGTACAAGCACTCAATCGAATTACTTTTGATCCAAATATCATGGGTGGTAAAGCTTGCATCCGGGGAATGCGCATACCGGTTTCCCTGATTCTGAACTTGTTAGCAAATGGCAAAAGTTCAGCCGAGATTATGGATGATTATCCTTACCTAGAACCAGAAGATATTCAGCAGGCGATGCTCTATGCGGCCTGGTTAAGTGAGGACAAAATTATCCCCATGGGGCAACCCAAGGCTTCATGAAATTTCTGGCAGACATGGGAATTTCGCCAAAGACAGTAAGCTGGCTACGCAACCAAGGTCATGATGCCATACACCTCCTAGAGCAAGGTTTAGAAAAGCTTACCGATGCACAAATTTTAGAAAAAGCTCGTCAGGAAAATCGCATTATCTTGACCGTTGATCTCGACTTTGGAACGTTGTTGGCGCTTTCAAAAGCGAAGCTACCAAGTGTCGTCATTTTTCGCCTGGGGAACGCCAACCGTGAGGTCATTGAAGACCGTTTAGCATTCGTTTTAGAACAATGTTCCACAGAATTGCGACAAGGGGTTGCAATATCGGTTGATGATGAAAAAATTCGGCTCCGTTCTTTACCAATGTAGATTGCTTTAGGGCCACCCCTCTAACTCCCCTCAAGGGGACACCCCTCTAACTCCCCTCAAGGGGAGAATGCCCTCCGGCCTTGCGGCCACCTCCCTCCAGGGAGGATTTGGGGAGGTTTCCAGCACACCGGCCAACTGTTCCCCTCTTGAGAGGGGTTAGGGGAGTGTAAAAACTCTCCGGCCTTGCGGCCACCTCTCTCTAGGGAGGATGGTTCGGGGTGGTGGTAAAGGCGATAGACTGAAGGCTGTATTTATTCATGAGATCAGCCCGTCCCTATGAGTCTGTTTGCGGAACCCCCTGTCATCCCCGATTGTGCCTGGAAACGTCCCCTTGGTTTGGGATGGGACGAACCCTACACCGTCCGCTATGGCAGTAATTTAGATGATGGCCCCTGGCATGGGATGCCCCTTGGTGGGTTTGGGGCGGGTTGCATCGGGCGATCGCCCCGGGGAGATTTTAATCTGTGGCATTTAGATGCGGGGGAACACACGTTTCGCAATGCAGGCGCTTGTCAGTTTAGTGTCTTTGAGCAGCCAGAGGGAGAAGACGCCCAAGCCTACGCGATGAGTACCGTTGCTCCAGAGGATGGCACCCTGGACAGTTGGCAATGGTATCCCGCCGAAAAAGGCACCTATGCCGCCCTATACCCACGCAGTTGGTATGAATATAGAGGTGTTTTTAGCGCAGAGCTGACCTGCGAGCAGTTTTCACCAATTATTGCCCAAAATTACCAAGAAACCAGTTACCCTGTCGCCGTGTTTGAGTGGACGGCCCATAACCCTACCGATAAGCCGATCACCGTCAGTATTATGATGACTTGGCAAAATATGGTGGGGTGGTTTACCAAGGCCCAAAAAACGCCGGAGGTGGTGCTGCGGGATGATGGCTCTCCCGTGTACGAATACCAATCCCGTTGGGGAGACAGCACTGGCAACTTAAACCAATGGGTACAAGACCGCTATCGGGTGGGCTGTTTGCTGAATCGAGTGCGTCCCCATGCGGATCTCAGCGAAGGGGAAGGCCAACTGTGCTTTGCGACGGTGACAAATCCGACCCTGGAAGTTTTTTATCACAACCGTTGGAACCCTGCAGGGGATGGGCGCGATGTGTGGGATTATTTTGCGGGGGATGGCTCCCTGCCGGACATTGAAGATGAAACCCCTGCGGCCCCAGGGGAACAAATTGCCGGGGCGATCGCCGTCCGTTTTACGCTCCGACCTGGCAAAACGAAGAAAATTCCCTTCTTTTTGGCCTGGGATTTACCGGTGATGGAGTTTTCACCCCAGACGACCTATTTTCGTCGCTACACAGATTTTTTTGGCCGCAGTGGGAATAATGTCTGGACGATGATCCGCACGGCGATGAAACACAGCGACCTCTGGAAGGAACGGATTGCTGACTGGCAACAACCGATCCTGGGGCGAGATGACCTGCCGGATTGGCTAAAAATGGCCTTATTTAATGAGCTGTATCTGTTAACCCAGGGGGGAAGCCTCTGGACGGCAGCCACAGAAAATGATCCCGTCGGTCAGTTTGGGGTTTTAGAATGCCTCGACTACTGCTGGTACGAAAGCCTCGATGTGCGGATGTATGGTTCGTTTGGTTTGACGATGCTCTGGCCGCGATTGGATAAAGC
Coding sequences within:
- a CDS encoding ATP-dependent Zn protease → MQQTALNLIVIGVFLMTMTSLLGGIFQLSPFVPAGITAAVMAFATVDTFNWQGRGMTLFLDLFTPAEQRQRILHHEAGHFLAGYLLSIPITGYSLTPWEAIKQGQTGQGGVSFDLDSVEASLKNPQQMNLLLERLSTTLMAGIAAETNLYGKALGGANDRDQLRQLLAKLGISVASYQQREQWALLQAKNLLDRHQDAYQDLVTAMAARAPLEECYRLLKPDPSERSA
- a CDS encoding phosphoribulokinase; this encodes MSKKHPIVAVTGSSGAGTTTVKRAFEHIFRREQINPVVIEGDSYHKYNRVEMRRMMAQASAAGKNFSHFGLGANVLDKLEALFKEYGEQGSGQQRYYLHSPEEAEHHNERLGVNCQPGEFTPWEDIKPNSDMLFYEGLHGGAVGNGIDVAQHVDLLVGVVPIVNLEWIQKISRDNAERGYSAETIVDTILRRMPDYVNYITPQFSRTHINFQRVATVDTSNPFIARDIPTPDESFVIVHTNRCFYERFSIDFPYLLSMIPGSFMSRHTTLVVPGGKMGFAMEIILSPLIDQMVEEARKIR
- the glcD gene encoding glycolate oxidase subunit GlcD, with the protein product MVFSSVSATQQRDWPWIRRRLVEIVGRDGVVRRKEEILTYECDGLSAYRKRPALVVLPRTTAEIAAIAKFCHEQEIPWVARGAGTGLSGGALPLEEGILIVTARMREILNVDLANQQITVQPGVINNWVTQAVSGAGFYYAPDPSSQTVCSIGGNVAENSGGVHCFKYGVTTNHVLQLKVVTPTGDVVTLGGVVPEMPGYDLMGVFVGSEGTLGIATEITLKILKRPEAVCVLLADYTSIEAAGNSVAAIVSAGIIPAGMEIMDNFSINAVEDIVKLNCYPRDAAAILLIEIDGMAAEVKAAKERIKEICLAQGARQITSASDPETRMKLWKGRKSAFAAAGNISPDYFVQDGVIPRTKLAEVLTEINAIGDRHGYKIANVFHAGDGNLHPLILYNSSIPGDLEAVEKVGGEILKLCVAKGGSISGEHGIGADKKMYMPDMFNDADLETMGYVREAFNPKGLANPGKLFPTPRTCGESAKMTNVADLKNSEIF
- a CDS encoding VWA domain-containing protein is translated as MFQYKRALSVGVIATSLTMITGGVWAAEKPTIQIAILLDSSNSMDGLIDQTRRQLWTVVNALTDVRKDGEIPNLEVALYHYGNDSLPPDEGFNRQLTDFTTELDGVSEALFTIRTNGGQEYSGWVIQDAINQLNWDSDPEDFRTIFIAGNEPFDQGSVNWAEAVNLAKNQDVLVNTIYCGNAESRERDLWAAGADLGDGANFNIDQNRAVVIQPSPYDAEIRRLNDELNQTYLPYGSLGEQGLERQLVQDANAGAAIVTRGISKSSAYYRNSSWDLVDAIAEAEVSLETLAETALPEELQGLSLAEQEAYIADIQTEREQIQAQIRDLTAQREAYLSSLPTDEDAKDTLDYVMIQALRSQLARKGFVLPR
- a CDS encoding DUF433 domain-containing protein; translation: MVQALNRITFDPNIMGGKACIRGMRIPVSLILNLLANGKSSAEIMDDYPYLEPEDIQQAMLYAAWLSEDKIIPMGQPKAS
- a CDS encoding DUF5615 family PIN-like protein, translating into MKFLADMGISPKTVSWLRNQGHDAIHLLEQGLEKLTDAQILEKARQENRIILTVDLDFGTLLALSKAKLPSVVIFRLGNANREVIEDRLAFVLEQCSTELRQGVAISVDDEKIRLRSLPM
- a CDS encoding GH116 family glycosyl hydrolase, coding for MSLFAEPPVIPDCAWKRPLGLGWDEPYTVRYGSNLDDGPWHGMPLGGFGAGCIGRSPRGDFNLWHLDAGEHTFRNAGACQFSVFEQPEGEDAQAYAMSTVAPEDGTLDSWQWYPAEKGTYAALYPRSWYEYRGVFSAELTCEQFSPIIAQNYQETSYPVAVFEWTAHNPTDKPITVSIMMTWQNMVGWFTKAQKTPEVVLRDDGSPVYEYQSRWGDSTGNLNQWVQDRYRVGCLLNRVRPHADLSEGEGQLCFATVTNPTLEVFYHNRWNPAGDGRDVWDYFAGDGSLPDIEDETPAAPGEQIAGAIAVRFTLRPGKTKKIPFFLAWDLPVMEFSPQTTYFRRYTDFFGRSGNNVWTMIRTAMKHSDLWKERIADWQQPILGRDDLPDWLKMALFNELYLLTQGGSLWTAATENDPVGQFGVLECLDYCWYESLDVRMYGSFGLTMLWPRLDKAVLEAFARAIPSSDATQRMIGYNKTMATRKVAGATPHDLGAPNEHPWEATNYTAYQDCNLWKDLGSDFVLQVYRDFVMTGAEDTEFLWSCWGSVVTALDYLKTFDLDGDGIPENGGAPDQTFDDWKLKGISAYCGGLWIAALEAAIAMAKILQQSPSHFEEHQNQVSVTEFEQAIATYQTWLDQARPLYQDTLWNGSYYTLDTGSNSRVVMADQLCGQYYTQLLRLPNVNPGDRTATTLATIYSACFEKFHGGQFGAANGLNPDGTPEKENDTHPLEVWTGINFGIAALMIRNGMQTEALRMVEAVVKQVYDNGLQFRTPEAITANGTFRACHYLRAMGIWAIYDAIGVI